Proteins from a single region of Legionella beliardensis:
- a CDS encoding cyanophycinase, with protein MKPKGIILLIGGAEQRADEAPDIEQDESNFNPYEIFKEILKATPSKHIVFITAGKDLHKETRKNYTNAFKKMGFKTIDFMFIEKRENAENEKYLQKIKSAGVIFFTGGDQFYHATLLGGTSFIKAIKEKYFHTKNFIVAGTSAGAMVIPSVMIASGGQTEALLHQNLAISSGFSLLPECIVDTHFIKRGRFSRLAHAILLNPEKLGIGLGEDSAVLIRQGNEVECVGSGMVVIIDGSEIKQTNITEVKEGEPIYLDNIKAYFLVRKCKFLLKEHKFIPPK; from the coding sequence ATGAAACCTAAAGGAATAATATTATTAATTGGCGGTGCTGAGCAGAGAGCCGATGAGGCACCTGATATTGAACAAGATGAATCTAATTTTAATCCGTACGAAATATTTAAAGAAATATTAAAAGCAACTCCCTCTAAACACATTGTATTCATTACTGCTGGCAAAGATTTACATAAAGAAACTAGAAAAAACTATACAAACGCTTTTAAGAAAATGGGCTTTAAGACCATTGACTTCATGTTTATTGAAAAGCGCGAAAATGCAGAAAATGAAAAATACTTACAAAAAATAAAAAGCGCTGGGGTCATTTTTTTTACAGGTGGTGATCAATTTTATCATGCCACCCTCTTAGGTGGCACAAGCTTCATTAAAGCGATTAAAGAAAAATATTTCCATACTAAAAATTTCATTGTAGCCGGGACGAGTGCTGGCGCTATGGTTATACCTTCAGTGATGATAGCCTCAGGTGGACAGACAGAGGCTTTGCTTCATCAAAATTTAGCCATTTCATCTGGGTTTAGCTTACTGCCTGAATGTATTGTCGATACTCACTTTATCAAAAGAGGGCGATTTAGCCGTCTAGCCCATGCTATCTTGTTAAATCCAGAGAAATTAGGGATAGGGTTAGGTGAAGACAGCGCTGTACTAATCCGACAGGGTAATGAAGTAGAATGTGTAGGTTCAGGCATGGTCGTTATCATCGATGGCTCAGAAATTAAGCAAACTAATATAACTGAAGTTAAAGAGGGAGAACCTATCTACTTAGATAATATTAAGGCTTATTTTCTAGTTAGAAAATGTAAATTTTTACTAAAAGAACATAAATTTATACCACCTAAATGA
- a CDS encoding fumarylacetoacetate hydrolase family protein, with the protein MSIDKIICVGKNYLDHAKELGDEVPKKPVLFLKPASVLRQISCWGEQLQATFPADPEVQPECEIVLRIAHDGYKMTIEDTREAIADITLGLDMTLRTRQTNLKRKGYPWTTSKVFKDAAILGPWIAYEHFSDYMEAEFQLHLDGILRQQAKGIDMMMYPEDLLVYISNFFPLKAGDIIYTGTPAGVTSISENTIAKLCWNNYFYTVKWR; encoded by the coding sequence ATGTCTATTGATAAAATAATTTGTGTGGGAAAAAATTATCTCGATCATGCCAAAGAGCTTGGTGATGAAGTACCAAAGAAGCCGGTACTTTTTTTAAAACCAGCGAGTGTTCTTAGACAAATTTCTTGTTGGGGTGAGCAACTCCAAGCTACCTTTCCTGCAGATCCTGAAGTACAACCTGAATGCGAAATTGTGTTACGTATAGCTCATGATGGTTATAAAATGACAATTGAAGATACAAGAGAAGCTATTGCAGATATAACGCTTGGCCTTGATATGACTTTAAGAACACGTCAAACAAATTTAAAAAGAAAAGGGTATCCATGGACCACGTCAAAAGTGTTTAAAGATGCTGCTATCCTTGGTCCGTGGATTGCCTATGAACACTTCAGTGACTATATGGAAGCAGAGTTTCAATTACACCTTGATGGAATTCTCCGGCAGCAAGCAAAAGGCATAGATATGATGATGTATCCTGAGGATTTACTGGTTTATATTAGCAATTTTTTTCCTTTAAAAGCGGGTGATATCATTTATACGGGCACCCCTGCAGGTGTGACTTCAATATCAGAAAACACTATTGCAAAATTATGTTGGAATAATTATTTTTATACCGTAAAGTGGAGGTAA
- a CDS encoding shikimate kinase, whose translation MKKLNRIFIVGQPAAGKAYFGKHLAERLGYQFIDADMGLEHRIGLSINEILGQAGLKQYEHTQEIIFSSLSKQSGVVVGLDCYIGNTLKIRDYLKGACVIFLKVTLETQVRRAGSRHEPLTSEHNFEDMLKALHNERNDYYHQISDVVLSADEGNVNKHIDDILAYLKQNDFTLVKPAELTDKELVYFKYKTDIPVRISKQQAISLRYLSMGKTAKEIAGEMDISYRTVEVYIAQLKEKLECDSNKDLINIYLSKH comes from the coding sequence ATGAAAAAATTAAATCGAATATTTATAGTAGGACAGCCTGCGGCCGGCAAAGCTTATTTTGGCAAGCATTTAGCTGAACGTCTTGGCTATCAATTCATTGATGCTGATATGGGGCTTGAGCATAGAATAGGACTTTCAATTAATGAAATATTAGGCCAAGCTGGACTTAAGCAGTATGAGCATACACAAGAGATAATTTTTTCCTCCTTATCAAAACAATCTGGTGTTGTAGTGGGGCTTGATTGCTATATTGGAAATACACTAAAGATACGGGACTATCTAAAGGGCGCTTGTGTTATATTCCTAAAAGTGACTCTCGAAACACAAGTCAGGCGAGCTGGAAGTCGACATGAGCCACTTACAAGTGAGCATAATTTTGAAGATATGCTTAAGGCTTTGCATAATGAGCGCAACGACTATTATCATCAAATAAGTGATGTTGTCTTGTCAGCTGATGAGGGAAACGTTAATAAACATATTGATGACATCTTAGCTTACCTGAAACAGAATGATTTTACTCTAGTTAAGCCAGCAGAACTCACCGATAAAGAGCTCGTTTATTTTAAGTACAAGACAGATATTCCTGTTCGTATTTCTAAACAGCAAGCTATTAGTCTTAGATATTTATCTATGGGAAAAACAGCAAAAGAAATAGCTGGCGAGATGGATATATCTTACCGCACGGTTGAGGTCTACATCGCTCAGCTTAAAGAGAAACTTGAATGCGATTCCAATAAAGATCTAATTAATATCTACTTATCCAAACATTAA
- a CDS encoding GNAT family N-acetyltransferase yields the protein MIKNLESIIRFATLEDIKAIAEIHILSWQATYKDYIPIDIIQSLSLADRAKQWQSLIEQDVKVLVIEVEQKMVGFVSLCRFLDIFPSTLNGEISAIYLHPSYWRLGLGTKLCCAAFSELAKMNYQFVYVWVLSDNRQARQFYEAVGFENTHRTKLEELYENGALLKEVLYKKKI from the coding sequence ATGATAAAAAACCTAGAATCAATTATTCGTTTTGCTACGTTAGAGGACATAAAAGCTATTGCTGAAATCCATATTTTATCTTGGCAAGCCACCTATAAAGATTATATTCCAATTGACATCATACAATCCCTGTCATTAGCAGACAGAGCCAAACAATGGCAATCATTAATCGAACAGGATGTGAAAGTTCTCGTTATTGAAGTAGAGCAAAAAATGGTTGGCTTTGTTAGTTTGTGCAGGTTTCTTGATATTTTTCCTAGTACATTAAACGGCGAAATAAGCGCTATTTATTTACACCCAAGCTATTGGCGATTGGGATTAGGTACTAAGTTATGCTGTGCTGCTTTCTCAGAGCTTGCAAAAATGAATTATCAGTTTGTCTATGTTTGGGTTCTTTCTGACAATAGACAAGCGCGTCAATTTTATGAAGCAGTTGGATTTGAAAATACACACAGAACAAAGCTAGAAGAACTCTATGAAAACGGAGCCTTGTTAAAAGAAGTTCTTTATAAGAAAAAAATATAA
- a CDS encoding AAA family ATPase: MIILIGGEKGGTGKTTLATNLAATRAIDGFDPLLVDTDPQKTASFWSLTRDENSYTPRVTTIQKFDNVKQEILALKSKFDDIIIDAGGRDSLELRTSLLVADKAFFPLRASQFDLWTLAKINSHIKDARSINENLKAFVLINQASPNPGVKEGEQASMYLEEFDELTSINTIISERIAYRKAAILGCCVQEISPEDKKASAEILSLYEEVFHV; encoded by the coding sequence ATGATTATTTTAATTGGTGGTGAGAAAGGTGGAACAGGAAAAACAACCTTAGCTACAAATCTAGCTGCAACAAGAGCTATAGATGGATTTGACCCACTTCTGGTGGATACAGACCCTCAGAAAACGGCTAGCTTTTGGTCTTTAACTCGCGATGAGAATAGTTATACTCCGCGTGTAACAACCATACAGAAATTCGATAATGTTAAGCAAGAAATATTAGCTTTAAAAAGTAAATTTGATGATATTATCATTGATGCTGGCGGCCGTGATTCATTAGAATTAAGAACCTCCCTTCTTGTAGCAGACAAAGCCTTTTTCCCTTTAAGGGCGTCTCAATTTGATCTTTGGACTTTAGCCAAAATTAATAGTCATATAAAAGATGCTCGTTCAATAAATGAAAATTTAAAAGCTTTTGTACTGATCAATCAAGCTTCCCCTAATCCAGGTGTTAAAGAAGGAGAGCAAGCTTCTATGTATTTAGAAGAATTTGATGAGCTTACTTCAATCAATACTATTATTAGCGAAAGAATAGCTTATAGAAAAGCGGCTATTTTGGGTTGCTGTGTCCAAGAAATATCTCCAGAGGATAAAAAAGCTTCAGCAGAAATTTTATCTCTATATGAGGAAGTATTCCATGTCTGA
- a CDS encoding OmpP1/FadL family transporter: MARPIHFKYYVTIGLLCLYKPLHASFIEQTLGTAVVKDATATFFNPAALTIIPNPQLILLGTLARSQSQFTGSAQKLLSEASEPGVTTTKSNFYLPSMYISTPINDKIASGFAIVANDFNRDLDGHSILRYVQARNQTDDVDFVPALGIKINDFLSVGGNLNLSYARFIQEPISGLTRLNIPESRSLNKSKGKSLGGDLGILIKLAKKTVLGFNYRSAITYQLHGTSTITYPQVVSSHNYHFKYWTPARNVLSLSHFLNEKVGFIGTIQYLQWDIFKKAYIYNFATQSGSEVFINPKAHINYNFHNSWLVTLGTIYNVSTKWTVRIAGTYNQSPSTGKTQISTGDSLVIGSSIGYKLMKNLTLDCSYGHAFFKKEAIHIRTAQNIITGVNKGTHDSVSLKLTLTA, encoded by the coding sequence ATGGCACGGCCAATCCATTTTAAATATTATGTGACCATAGGCTTGCTATGTTTATACAAGCCATTGCATGCTTCTTTTATTGAGCAAACACTTGGAACAGCTGTAGTTAAGGATGCCACAGCCACTTTTTTTAACCCGGCTGCATTAACTATTATACCTAATCCGCAACTTATTCTTTTAGGTACATTGGCAAGGTCACAGTCTCAATTTACAGGAAGCGCACAAAAACTACTGTCTGAGGCTAGCGAGCCTGGAGTAACTACCACAAAATCAAATTTTTATTTACCCTCCATGTATATCAGCACCCCTATAAATGATAAAATTGCTAGCGGTTTCGCTATCGTTGCTAATGATTTTAATCGTGACTTGGATGGGCACTCAATTCTTCGCTATGTTCAGGCTCGTAATCAAACAGATGATGTGGATTTCGTCCCAGCGCTTGGTATTAAGATAAATGACTTCCTTTCTGTCGGTGGAAACCTTAATTTGTCTTATGCTCGCTTCATTCAGGAGCCTATTTCAGGTTTAACCCGTTTAAATATTCCTGAAAGCCGTAGCTTGAACAAAAGCAAAGGCAAGAGTTTAGGCGGTGATTTAGGGATTTTAATTAAACTAGCTAAAAAAACAGTATTAGGTTTTAATTATCGCAGCGCTATTACTTACCAGTTACATGGCACAAGTACAATTACTTATCCGCAAGTCGTTTCTTCGCATAATTATCATTTTAAATACTGGACACCTGCTAGAAACGTATTATCACTTAGCCATTTCTTAAATGAAAAAGTTGGCTTCATAGGAACCATTCAATATCTCCAATGGGATATTTTTAAAAAAGCTTATATTTATAATTTTGCAACGCAATCTGGCTCTGAAGTATTTATTAATCCCAAAGCACATATAAATTATAACTTTCATAACAGTTGGCTTGTGACACTGGGTACTATTTATAATGTTTCAACTAAATGGACAGTCAGAATAGCAGGAACCTATAATCAGTCACCTTCCACTGGAAAGACCCAAATAAGTACTGGTGATAGCTTGGTTATAGGCTCTTCGATAGGGTATAAATTGATGAAAAACCTCACCCTAGATTGCAGTTATGGCCACGCCTTTTTCAAGAAAGAAGCCATTCATATCAGAACAGCGCAGAATATTATAACCGGTGTAAATAAAGGCACGCATGACTCTGTTTCACTAAAACTGACTTTAACTGCTTAG
- a CDS encoding saccharopine dehydrogenase family protein produces MEWIIYGANGYSGALIAREARARGMHPILAGRNEALVKKLADELELSYRIFGLNDIEEITQHLSNITLLLNCAGPFSKTSKSLIQACLNNHTHYLDITGEIDIFEYAQTCDNKAKEANILLCPGVGFDVIPTDCIAHMLKQVLPDAIQLTLGFDSKSHLSPGTTKTAIEGLAKGGRIRRNGQLIDVPLAYKTRSINFGNGEKLAMTIPWGDISTAYYSTRIPNIEVYIPASKRQIFIIKSINFIRWFFRFNFVQNWLKKKAAYRNGPDAEQRKQSTWVWGEVKNASGICKSARLKTANGYALTVTGSLMTVEFILNNNVKSGYTTPSLLLGDDAVTKLPGSSKIQLD; encoded by the coding sequence ATGGAATGGATAATCTATGGCGCCAATGGTTATTCGGGCGCGTTAATTGCTAGAGAGGCAAGGGCTAGAGGCATGCATCCTATTTTAGCTGGGCGCAATGAAGCCTTGGTTAAAAAGCTAGCCGATGAGCTTGAATTAAGCTACCGTATCTTTGGGTTAAACGATATAGAAGAAATTACGCAGCACCTTTCTAATATAACTCTGCTTTTAAACTGTGCTGGGCCTTTTTCAAAGACTAGCAAATCACTAATCCAAGCATGCTTGAATAATCATACTCATTATCTAGATATTACTGGTGAAATTGATATCTTTGAATACGCACAAACATGTGATAATAAAGCCAAAGAAGCTAATATTTTGTTATGCCCTGGTGTAGGATTTGACGTTATACCAACGGACTGTATTGCTCATATGCTTAAGCAAGTTTTACCTGACGCTATTCAATTGACTTTAGGCTTTGATTCGAAATCGCACCTTTCTCCAGGCACAACTAAAACAGCCATAGAAGGCTTAGCTAAAGGAGGTAGAATTAGGAGAAATGGTCAATTAATAGACGTACCCCTTGCCTATAAGACTCGGTCTATTAATTTTGGCAATGGTGAGAAATTGGCTATGACCATTCCTTGGGGAGACATTAGCACGGCCTATTATTCAACTCGTATTCCAAATATTGAAGTTTATATTCCGGCTAGTAAAAGGCAAATCTTTATAATAAAAAGTATAAACTTTATACGTTGGTTTTTTCGTTTTAATTTTGTACAAAATTGGCTTAAGAAAAAAGCGGCTTATCGCAATGGCCCTGATGCTGAACAAAGAAAACAATCAACTTGGGTATGGGGTGAAGTGAAAAATGCCAGTGGAATATGCAAGTCTGCACGCCTTAAAACAGCGAATGGTTATGCATTGACAGTGACAGGCAGTCTAATGACAGTGGAGTTCATTCTTAACAACAACGTGAAATCTGGGTACACAACACCGTCCCTATTATTAGGTGATGATGCGGTAACTAAATTACCTGGAAGTAGTAAGATTCAACTGGATTAG
- a CDS encoding chorismate mutase: MRLFNEFTKHAQEFPAQFKPLLLRLSVMEGIAASKFIHNRPIYDQDRELLVLENIKIKCSKRGFSQPKINLVQEFFKNNMTLAKLVQEAFVNECNNKSKTQVLNEAIISISKITEQAVSKETLLSSMRIFIDGLTEKLIQNIEFLADDNAYDLLKQIIINCFTQIDTMQLTEVVENFKTCMKQYQQTNSCDSQINFSTNRDLFFYTKLALNSFQQEEKQIISNEPLQDPSQQNNRQFLQ, encoded by the coding sequence ATGAGGCTATTTAATGAATTTACTAAACATGCGCAGGAATTTCCGGCACAGTTTAAGCCCTTACTACTACGACTTTCAGTAATGGAGGGGATTGCAGCATCTAAATTTATTCATAATAGACCAATCTATGATCAAGACCGCGAACTGCTTGTCTTAGAAAACATAAAAATAAAATGTTCTAAACGTGGATTTAGCCAACCTAAAATTAATCTTGTGCAAGAATTTTTCAAAAATAACATGACGCTTGCCAAACTTGTACAAGAAGCATTTGTTAATGAGTGTAACAATAAATCAAAGACACAAGTTCTAAATGAGGCTATTATCTCTATAAGCAAAATCACTGAACAAGCAGTAAGTAAAGAAACATTGCTTTCATCGATGAGAATATTCATAGATGGGCTAACCGAAAAACTAATCCAAAATATAGAGTTTTTAGCTGATGATAATGCTTATGATTTGTTAAAACAGATAATCATTAATTGTTTTACTCAAATCGATACAATGCAGCTTACAGAAGTAGTAGAAAATTTCAAAACCTGCATGAAACAATATCAACAAACGAATTCTTGCGACAGTCAAATAAATTTTTCTACCAATAGAGATTTATTTTTCTATACTAAATTAGCTTTAAATAGTTTCCAGCAAGAAGAAAAGCAAATAATCAGTAATGAGCCTTTACAAGATCCAAGCCAGCAAAATAATAGACAATTTTTGCAATAA
- a CDS encoding ParB/RepB/Spo0J family partition protein: MRLNGQLQPAIIRKIESLDFKYETIAGERRWRACKLAGIKLQAIITNEDDAGCLIIQAIENKRKSLSSYSLAIVYAKLMKDLNLSQNELSRRLNILKSSLSSEVIKVGEKENISCKVKH; this comes from the coding sequence ATTAGACTTAATGGCCAATTACAGCCTGCCATAATAAGGAAGATTGAATCGTTAGATTTTAAATATGAAACTATTGCTGGTGAAAGACGATGGCGAGCTTGTAAATTAGCTGGTATTAAATTACAGGCTATCATTACCAATGAGGATGACGCTGGATGTTTAATAATACAAGCAATTGAAAATAAAAGGAAAAGTTTATCATCTTATTCTTTAGCTATTGTTTATGCAAAGCTAATGAAGGATTTGAATCTCAGCCAAAATGAATTATCCAGAAGGCTAAATATACTAAAGTCTTCTTTATCTTCAGAGGTCATAAAGGTAGGAGAAAAAGAAAATATTTCCTGTAAGGTTAAGCACTAA
- a CDS encoding L,D-transpeptidase family protein codes for MKIKAVLLLSIFFPVALFASTTTCPLLNGINVHTATRILNICKRGTVIKTFKIALGYKGVGKRQAGDNKTPIGLYGLAYPRKSTQFKIFIPILYPTSRQLAAGYTGRDVGIHGPTQSPSLLSWLNNLPSSTRGCIAVGKNNYIEYVANWVKANPGTKVLII; via the coding sequence ATGAAAATAAAGGCAGTTTTATTATTATCTATTTTCTTTCCCGTTGCTTTATTTGCCAGTACGACCACTTGTCCTTTATTAAATGGAATCAATGTACACACTGCAACGCGAATTCTAAATATTTGTAAACGTGGTACGGTAATTAAGACGTTTAAAATAGCTCTCGGATACAAGGGTGTCGGTAAAAGGCAAGCCGGTGATAATAAAACGCCAATTGGTTTATATGGATTAGCTTATCCAAGAAAATCCACGCAATTTAAAATCTTTATTCCAATTCTCTATCCAACTTCAAGGCAATTAGCTGCCGGTTATACAGGTAGAGATGTAGGGATCCATGGGCCAACTCAGTCACCTAGTCTGCTTAGTTGGTTAAACAATTTACCAAGCTCAACGCGTGGATGCATTGCTGTTGGCAAAAATAACTACATAGAATATGTGGCTAATTGGGTGAAAGCTAATCCAGGCACTAAGGTTTTAATTATTTAA
- the fusA gene encoding elongation factor G, with amino-acid sequence MTDLNLYRNIGIFAHVDAGKTTTTERILKLTGRIHKMGEVHEGESTTDFMEQEAERGITIQSAAVSCFWKGTRFNVIDTPGHVDFTVEVYRSLKVLDGGIGVFCGSGGVEPQSETNWRYANNSKVSRLIFVNKLDRVGADFLKVTEQIKKVLGANPLIMTLPIGMEDDFVGVVDLLTRKAYVWDETGQPENYVIQDVPANMADDVEMYRTQLIEAALEMDDELLMAYLEGEEPSIEEIKRCIRKGTLELAFFPTYCGSAFKNKGMQLLLDAVVDYLPAPHEVNPQPLTNAEGEPNGQFAIVSPDEPFRALAFKIMEDRFGALTFVRIYSGKLNKGDTILNSFTGKTERVGRMVEMQANERNELQSAEAGDIIAIVGMKNVRTGHTLCSPDEACTLEAMVFPEPVISIAVAPKDKGSTEKMGIAIGKMVAEDPTFRVETDPDSGETILRGMGELHLDIKVDILKRTYDVELIVGQPQVAYRETITKTIQDSYTHKKQSGGSGQYGKIDYTIEPGEPNSGFTFKSSVVGGNVPKEFFPAIEKGFRSMMDSGTLAGFPVLDVAVNLTDGAYHPVDSSAIAFEIAAKGAFRQSIPKAAPQLLEPIMKVDVYSTEEHVGDVIGDLNRRRGMISGQEPSATGVRVKADVPLAEMFGYISTLRTLTSGRGQFSMEFSHYAPCPSSVAEAVIAKEKEKKAANK; translated from the coding sequence ATGACTGACTTAAACCTCTACAGAAACATTGGTATCTTCGCTCACGTAGATGCCGGAAAGACTACTACTACTGAACGTATTCTTAAGCTTACCGGTAGAATCCATAAAATGGGAGAAGTTCATGAAGGTGAATCGACAACCGATTTCATGGAGCAAGAAGCGGAACGTGGTATTACTATTCAATCAGCAGCAGTAAGTTGCTTCTGGAAAGGTACTCGTTTCAACGTAATTGATACCCCAGGCCACGTTGATTTCACGGTAGAGGTATACCGCTCACTAAAAGTACTCGATGGTGGCATCGGTGTATTTTGTGGTTCTGGCGGCGTTGAGCCTCAGTCAGAAACCAACTGGCGTTATGCGAACAATTCAAAAGTATCCCGCTTAATTTTTGTAAACAAGCTTGACCGAGTTGGTGCAGATTTTTTGAAGGTTACTGAGCAAATTAAAAAGGTATTGGGCGCTAACCCATTAATCATGACTTTACCAATCGGTATGGAAGATGACTTCGTAGGTGTTGTCGATTTATTAACCCGTAAAGCTTACGTATGGGATGAGACTGGCCAACCTGAAAATTATGTCATTCAAGATGTGCCAGCTAATATGGCTGACGACGTTGAAATGTACCGAACTCAGCTTATTGAAGCGGCACTTGAGATGGATGATGAGTTACTGATGGCTTATCTAGAAGGTGAGGAGCCTTCAATAGAAGAGATTAAACGCTGCATTCGTAAAGGTACGCTTGAGTTAGCCTTTTTTCCAACTTATTGCGGTTCAGCCTTTAAAAATAAAGGGATGCAACTATTATTAGACGCTGTGGTTGACTATTTGCCTGCTCCACATGAGGTAAATCCTCAGCCTTTGACAAATGCTGAAGGTGAGCCAAATGGTCAGTTCGCTATCGTCTCCCCAGATGAGCCATTTCGCGCTTTGGCTTTTAAAATCATGGAAGATCGTTTCGGCGCTTTAACCTTCGTGCGTATCTACTCAGGAAAGCTTAATAAAGGTGACACTATTCTTAACAGTTTTACCGGTAAGACTGAGCGTGTCGGCCGTATGGTTGAGATGCAGGCGAATGAGCGTAATGAGTTGCAAAGTGCTGAAGCAGGCGACATTATCGCTATTGTAGGCATGAAAAACGTTCGAACTGGCCATACTCTTTGTAGCCCTGATGAGGCGTGTACGCTTGAGGCGATGGTTTTTCCTGAGCCAGTTATCTCTATTGCTGTTGCGCCAAAAGATAAAGGCTCAACTGAAAAAATGGGTATTGCTATTGGTAAAATGGTTGCAGAAGATCCAACCTTTAGAGTGGAAACAGATCCAGATTCAGGTGAAACTATTCTTCGTGGTATGGGTGAACTACATCTTGATATTAAAGTGGATATTTTAAAGCGTACTTACGATGTTGAATTAATAGTAGGCCAACCACAAGTAGCTTACCGAGAAACCATTACCAAAACTATTCAAGACAGCTATACCCATAAGAAGCAATCAGGTGGTTCTGGCCAATATGGTAAGATTGACTATACGATTGAGCCAGGTGAGCCAAACAGTGGATTTACATTTAAGTCATCTGTGGTAGGTGGTAATGTTCCCAAAGAATTCTTCCCAGCAATTGAGAAAGGATTTCGTTCGATGATGGACAGTGGAACCTTGGCAGGTTTCCCTGTATTGGATGTTGCAGTTAACTTAACAGATGGTGCTTACCATCCTGTTGATTCTTCGGCAATTGCTTTTGAAATTGCGGCAAAAGGCGCTTTTCGTCAATCAATACCAAAAGCGGCTCCGCAACTGTTAGAACCTATTATGAAAGTTGATGTCTACAGTACAGAAGAACATGTAGGTGATGTAATTGGTGACTTAAACCGTCGTCGGGGTATGATTTCGGGGCAAGAACCCAGTGCTACTGGTGTACGTGTCAAGGCCGATGTTCCTCTTGCAGAAATGTTTGGCTACATCAGTACTTTACGTACCCTTACGTCTGGTCGTGGCCAATTTTCAATGGAGTTCTCACACTATGCTCCTTGTCCAAGCAGTGTAGCTGAGGCAGTGATTGCTAAAGAGAAAGAAAAGAAAGCAGCCAATAAGTAA
- a CDS encoding pyridoxamine 5'-phosphate oxidase family protein — protein MLTSEESKKLWDLVEPLETAMLVTYEQGVMQARPMHLVQKKFEGTFYFFTENPTEKTEEINQHQDVCLAFSCPKAQTYVSISGKASLFRDQELIDQLWNPFVAAWFPQGKDDASVTLLKIESYQAEYWQGKDSRVTQLFKYASAYLSGKRPNIGEHGRL, from the coding sequence ATGCTGACATCTGAAGAATCAAAAAAATTATGGGATTTAGTTGAGCCATTAGAAACAGCCATGTTAGTGACTTATGAGCAAGGTGTGATGCAAGCTCGTCCTATGCATTTAGTGCAAAAAAAATTTGAGGGCACTTTTTATTTTTTTACTGAGAATCCTACGGAAAAAACTGAAGAAATAAATCAGCATCAAGATGTATGTTTAGCATTTAGCTGCCCTAAAGCGCAAACTTACGTTTCTATTTCGGGGAAAGCTTCTTTATTTAGAGATCAAGAATTAATAGACCAACTCTGGAATCCTTTTGTAGCAGCTTGGTTTCCACAGGGAAAAGACGACGCCTCAGTAACCTTACTAAAAATAGAGTCTTATCAAGCAGAATATTGGCAAGGCAAAGACAGTAGAGTCACACAACTATTTAAATATGCCAGCGCTTATTTATCTGGCAAACGCCCAAACATTGGTGAACATGGTCGCCTTTAA
- a CDS encoding alpha/beta fold hydrolase — protein sequence MPTIKTADGTNIYYYDWGMGRPIILIHGWPLTSASWEYQARFLAEHGYRVIAYDRRGFGRSDWPFNGFDYNTLADDLHLLIETLNLNNITLVGFSMGGGEVARYLAKFGQQKISKAVFIAAVVPYLLKTDNNPQGIDKTVFDDIIEKLNADRPAFLEELSKKFYSYSLTNHSTSTAFLEFFQLMALTASPKATIDLVRAWSETDFRDDLTRITIPTLFIHGTNDIVVPIEKSARIATSLMPQSILIEYEGESHGVINTAGLRISGDLLNFIN from the coding sequence ATGCCTACTATTAAAACCGCTGATGGTACAAATATTTATTATTATGATTGGGGGATGGGTAGACCAATTATTTTAATACATGGTTGGCCACTTACATCTGCTAGCTGGGAATACCAAGCTCGTTTCTTGGCTGAACACGGATATCGTGTTATTGCTTACGATCGACGTGGTTTTGGACGCAGTGATTGGCCTTTTAATGGCTTTGACTACAATACACTTGCTGATGATCTTCATCTACTTATTGAAACTTTAAATCTAAACAATATAACTTTAGTAGGTTTTTCAATGGGTGGCGGTGAAGTGGCGCGCTATTTGGCGAAATTTGGGCAGCAAAAAATTAGTAAGGCCGTATTTATTGCAGCCGTCGTCCCTTACTTACTCAAGACTGATAATAATCCGCAAGGTATAGATAAAACTGTTTTTGATGACATCATAGAAAAATTAAACGCCGATCGCCCTGCTTTCTTAGAAGAACTAAGTAAAAAATTTTACAGCTACTCGCTCACTAATCATTCCACCTCAACCGCGTTCCTAGAATTCTTCCAACTTATGGCATTAACTGCTTCCCCTAAAGCAACGATTGATTTAGTAAGGGCCTGGAGTGAGACAGATTTTCGTGATGATTTAACACGTATTACTATTCCTACCCTCTTCATACATGGAACAAATGACATTGTCGTTCCTATTGAAAAATCAGCCAGAATAGCAACCAGCCTTATGCCACAATCTATATTAATAGAATACGAAGGCGAGTCGCACGGAGTTATTAATACAGCAGGCTTACGGATTAGTGGAGATTTATTAAATTTTATTAACTAA